In one Roseburia intestinalis L1-82 genomic region, the following are encoded:
- a CDS encoding lysozyme inhibitor LprI family protein, translating into MKRKAALSIITAAFLIGVAACGNGNINSSGAAASNENSALQQSDAAENSTRKTSATEENADTEDASTENNADSNTDTEESAQNGTGTENTEGLTFADLAEYQFKFCSGAGGWSTDFTIDSDGHFSGEYRDSDFGDAGDDYENGTVYTSVFNGHFKDLTQVNDHCYRMTLADISYQENEFGREEIKDGTKYVYSDAYGLTGTDTFLVYLEGTPVSEISEEAYSWLSMANKSDTELTMVALVNEGQEEGIYSYKKLSPLEDAQTTFESYTSSYEYWTDEIDKAESQSEINDDSQKRYEVMDECLNYIWNLIKNDTDENAYQKILEEQRTWIADKEAKAKAASDEYGDGSAGTAAYYDKSAELTMTRCEELIEYLK; encoded by the coding sequence TTGAAGAGAAAAGCGGCATTATCTATTATAACTGCAGCATTTCTGATCGGTGTGGCAGCATGTGGAAATGGAAATATAAACAGTTCAGGTGCAGCGGCATCGAATGAAAACAGTGCATTACAGCAGTCTGACGCTGCGGAAAACAGTACCCGGAAAACATCAGCTACAGAGGAAAATGCAGATACGGAAGATGCATCCACAGAGAATAATGCAGACAGTAATACAGACACAGAGGAGAGTGCCCAAAACGGCACAGGAACAGAAAACACCGAGGGGCTTACATTTGCGGATCTTGCAGAATATCAGTTCAAGTTTTGCAGTGGTGCAGGTGGATGGTCTACGGATTTTACCATTGATTCCGACGGGCATTTCAGCGGTGAGTATCGTGATTCAGATTTTGGAGATGCCGGGGACGATTATGAAAACGGAACCGTGTATACAAGCGTATTCAATGGACATTTTAAAGATCTGACACAGGTAAACGACCATTGTTACCGGATGACACTTGCGGATATTTCCTATCAGGAAAATGAATTTGGCAGGGAAGAGATCAAAGATGGAACAAAGTACGTTTATTCAGATGCATATGGTCTGACCGGTACAGATACTTTTCTGGTTTACCTGGAGGGGACACCGGTCAGCGAAATTTCGGAAGAGGCATATTCCTGGCTTTCCATGGCAAACAAAAGTGATACAGAGCTTACGATGGTGGCACTTGTAAATGAGGGACAGGAAGAGGGAATCTATTCTTATAAGAAACTGTCCCCATTAGAGGATGCACAGACAACTTTTGAGAGTTATACGTCAAGTTATGAATACTGGACGGATGAGATCGATAAAGCGGAGTCACAGAGTGAGATAAACGATGATTCCCAAAAAAGATATGAGGTCATGGATGAGTGTCTGAATTATATCTGGAATCTCATAAAGAATGATACGGATGAGAACGCGTATCAGAAAATACTTGAAGAACAGCGGACCTGGATCGCAGATAAAGAAGCAAAAGCAAAGGCTGCTTCGGATGAGTATGGGGATGGAAGTGCTGGAACAGCAGCTTATTATGATAAGTCAGCAGAACTTACCATGACACGCTGTGAGGAATTGATCGAATATCTCAAGTAA
- a CDS encoding glycosyl hydrolase-related protein, whose amino-acid sequence MKHSMLTGDVILRFCNLSDEETTVTVSQPEIFTYDLLEKDRLQKEENEIVLGKHEIRTIGWRG is encoded by the coding sequence CTGAAACACAGTATGCTTACGGGGGATGTCATTCTACGTTTCTGCAACCTTTCAGATGAAGAGACGACGGTGACTGTCTCTCAGCCTGAGATTTTTACCTATGATCTGTTAGAAAAAGACCGGTTACAGAAAGAAGAGAATGAAATCGTGTTAGGAAAACATGAGATACGTACGATCGGATGGAGAGGATAA
- a CDS encoding GGDEF domain-containing protein, producing MERINGSEWVWNIVNTYDSEVRNISDRLSFEKMLLWVNTRGMVMNKEIRSDKRIKNIIGIIQSCLILILIFLIVFMIIQINRLQGTARVINYAGLVRGATQREVKLEITGNQKDELIKYLDNILSGLRYQEGQYDLVKIHDKEYQDKLRIQSEYWEKLKTEIGEVRSKGYQNTDIVNMSEIYFEMADETVFAAENYSEKIAIKIRTIEFLSALDMFCLVILIIMQTLTAMKMAMNNKLLEQKAYTDAHTGLPNKDACELLLNTPEKVKESTACMMFDLNNLKIVNDTMGHSAGDRLIMDFAQLLRSVIPEKNFVGRYGGDEFMAVIYHTSKTEVEELLKSLYREKDRLNSNENQIQIDYACGWAFPDEDGAYTMQMLLDKADVYMYENKQLCKKRKI from the coding sequence ATGGAGAGGATAAACGGATCAGAGTGGGTATGGAATATTGTAAATACTTATGATTCAGAAGTTCGGAATATATCAGATAGACTTTCTTTTGAAAAAATGTTATTATGGGTAAATACGAGAGGGATGGTGATGAACAAAGAAATACGGTCGGATAAGAGAATAAAAAATATAATAGGCATCATACAAAGCTGTCTGATATTGATATTAATATTTCTCATTGTTTTTATGATAATACAGATTAACAGGTTACAAGGGACTGCACGTGTAATAAATTATGCGGGTCTGGTACGTGGAGCGACACAGCGTGAGGTAAAATTAGAAATCACAGGAAACCAGAAGGATGAATTGATAAAATATCTGGATAATATTCTGAGTGGCTTAAGATATCAGGAAGGACAATATGATCTGGTAAAGATCCATGACAAAGAATATCAGGATAAGCTGCGGATTCAGAGTGAATATTGGGAAAAATTAAAAACAGAAATTGGGGAAGTGAGAAGTAAAGGCTACCAAAATACAGATATTGTAAATATGAGTGAAATCTATTTTGAGATGGCAGATGAAACGGTATTTGCTGCAGAAAATTATTCAGAAAAGATTGCTATAAAGATCCGCACGATAGAGTTTCTGTCCGCACTTGATATGTTTTGTCTGGTGATTTTGATCATTATGCAGACGCTGACAGCAATGAAAATGGCAATGAATAATAAACTGTTAGAACAGAAGGCATATACGGATGCCCATACCGGATTACCTAATAAAGATGCCTGCGAGCTGCTTCTTAATACCCCAGAGAAAGTGAAAGAGTCTACAGCCTGCATGATGTTTGATCTAAATAATCTGAAGATTGTGAATGATACAATGGGACATTCGGCAGGAGACCGTTTGATCATGGATTTCGCCCAGCTTTTACGCAGTGTGATACCGGAAAAAAATTTTGTTGGAAGATATGGCGGAGATGAGTTTATGGCAGTTATTTATCACACAAGCAAAACAGAAGTTGAGGAACTGTTAAAAAGTTTATACAGAGAGAAAGACAGATTAAATAGTAATGAAAATCAAATACAGATCGACTATGCATGCGGCTGGGCATTCCCGGACGAAGATGGTGCGTATACCATGCAGATGTTATTGGATAAGGCGGATGTTTATATGTACGAAAATAAACAACTGTGCAAGAAACGTAAAATATAG
- a CDS encoding glycoside hydrolase family 125 protein yields MKIKENYAAIERTVALVKEKFGADSKIAVMFEKCISNTLQTTIKIKENDTVFVITGDIPAMWLRDSACQLRPFLLFAKEEPELVELVCGLIKKQMQCILLDPYANAFNENGDGQCWDHDKTDMKPELWERKYEIDSLCYPVQLSYLLWKNTGCTEQFTGEWLEAAKAVIRVFRTEQDHENASPYTFERENCSFTDTLSRDGKGALVKSNVGLIWSGFRPSDDACVYGYLIPSNMLASVILGNIAEIAREIYHDEKLAEEADAFSKEVRSAIETLAILPAQKTEYYAYEVDGFGQYLVMDDANLPSLLAMPYYGYCDNKNERYQNTRKVILSDQNPYYFSGECAEGIGSPHTYTRFIWPMALAMQGLTSDSKEEKLKMLEMIADCDAETNLVHESFHVDHPEEFTRPWFSWANSVFCELILDYCGQKVTL; encoded by the coding sequence ATGAAAATAAAAGAGAATTATGCAGCGATCGAGCGTACGGTTGCTCTTGTAAAAGAAAAATTTGGTGCAGACAGCAAGATCGCGGTCATGTTTGAAAAGTGCATTTCGAATACGCTTCAGACAACGATTAAAATAAAAGAAAATGATACAGTATTTGTGATCACGGGGGATATTCCTGCTATGTGGCTGCGTGATTCGGCATGTCAGCTCCGCCCGTTTTTATTGTTTGCAAAGGAAGAACCGGAACTTGTGGAACTGGTATGCGGGCTGATCAAAAAACAAATGCAGTGCATTCTTTTAGATCCATATGCCAATGCATTTAATGAAAATGGCGACGGACAGTGCTGGGATCATGACAAGACGGATATGAAACCGGAGCTGTGGGAACGGAAATATGAGATCGATTCCTTATGCTATCCGGTACAGCTTTCCTATCTGCTCTGGAAGAATACAGGATGTACGGAGCAGTTTACCGGAGAATGGTTAGAAGCCGCAAAAGCCGTGATCCGCGTATTCCGAACGGAACAGGATCATGAAAATGCTTCCCCATATACATTTGAAAGAGAAAACTGCAGTTTTACCGATACTCTCTCAAGGGACGGAAAAGGTGCTCTGGTAAAAAGCAACGTCGGACTGATCTGGTCGGGGTTCCGTCCGAGTGATGATGCCTGTGTATATGGATATCTGATCCCGTCAAATATGTTAGCTTCCGTCATCCTTGGAAATATAGCAGAGATTGCCCGTGAAATCTACCATGATGAGAAACTGGCAGAAGAGGCAGATGCTTTTTCAAAGGAAGTGAGAAGTGCGATCGAGACACTTGCTATCCTTCCGGCACAGAAAACGGAATACTACGCATATGAGGTAGATGGTTTCGGCCAGTATCTTGTAATGGATGATGCAAATCTGCCAAGCCTTCTTGCGATGCCATACTATGGCTATTGCGACAATAAAAATGAGAGATACCAGAACACCAGAAAAGTGATCTTAAGTGACCAGAACCCATATTATTTCAGCGGAGAGTGCGCGGAGGGAATCGGAAGCCCACACACATACACGCGTTTCATCTGGCCAATGGCACTGGCAATGCAGGGACTTACCTCTGATTCCAAGGAGGAAAAATTAAAAATGCTTGAGATGATCGCAGACTGTGATGCGGAGACCAATCTGGTACATGAGTCATTTCATGTGGATCACCCGGAAGAATTTACACGTCCGTGGTTTTCATGGGCAAATTCCGTATTTTGTGAACTGATACTGGACTATTGCGGACAGAAAGTAACCCTTTGA
- a CDS encoding methyl-accepting chemotaxis protein, with protein MQDYDESFFIAKANKRASITWFVLLLIASVFYGIKVGRGQLKEAYFAGFFVAGWLSYLGGRILLRFKHADSLRYKWVVGLGYLIFYAVIAWTSLDEVSYVFILPLVCILILYKDPKFIRTMMGITLFVLISSNLYKGLAKGMMDFVASEECVLQFAIVICCYGCTNMAIAHLVQSDGALTASIKSNLARVVQTVEQVKEASNEIVDGVTVVRELADENRTGANDVMNDMKNLADNNGVLNDKTLSSVEMTNVIDTQVKNVAGLMEQVVQLIGASVDHANISAEELVEVVEITNKMATLSKEVEQVLEDFKAEFKNVKEETSTIEGITSKTNLLALNASIEAARAGEAGKGFAVVANEIRELSSGTQASSNSIMEALSRLEAISEKMMKSISETVELIQVNIEKVSNVNQSVTNITNDATSLGENIKVVDSAVKEVETSNQTLTDNMQQVGEVMEVMTQSINGAELTTRTMLSKYEASAKSALDIESVVGKLMEELGVGGFMGVQDVKPGMKITIALNDDSSKKEYAGEVADCSGKDLFVTAESGVKDFVDKKNKHELCKLHIVVDNVLYYWDDIEIHPVRQGEKGQYKLHIESNPKVYNRRKYPRMPISNACTIRLEGTDKTYSGKMVNISANGFAFSVRDNVFASQTGRNVQLDVKDFAVIGNKPLTGCVIRSSNNEGEFIVGCRMPEDSEPIKEYVSRNYNGN; from the coding sequence ATGCAGGATTATGATGAGAGTTTTTTTATTGCGAAAGCAAACAAGAGGGCGAGTATCACGTGGTTTGTACTTTTGCTGATAGCGTCCGTGTTTTACGGAATAAAAGTCGGCAGGGGACAGTTAAAGGAAGCGTATTTTGCAGGCTTTTTTGTTGCAGGCTGGCTGTCGTATCTTGGCGGCAGGATCTTACTGAGATTTAAGCATGCTGACAGTCTGCGGTATAAATGGGTGGTAGGACTTGGCTACCTGATATTTTATGCGGTAATTGCGTGGACATCTTTAGATGAAGTTTCTTATGTATTTATTTTACCGTTAGTATGCATTCTGATCCTTTATAAAGATCCGAAGTTTATCCGGACAATGATGGGTATCACGTTATTTGTACTGATTTCGAGTAATCTGTATAAAGGTCTGGCAAAAGGAATGATGGATTTCGTCGCAAGCGAGGAATGTGTCCTGCAGTTTGCAATTGTGATCTGCTGTTATGGATGTACCAATATGGCAATCGCCCATCTGGTACAATCGGATGGTGCATTGACGGCTTCTATCAAATCTAATCTGGCGCGCGTCGTACAGACTGTGGAGCAGGTCAAAGAGGCGAGCAATGAGATCGTGGACGGTGTAACGGTTGTGAGGGAACTTGCAGATGAGAACCGCACCGGCGCTAATGATGTCATGAATGATATGAAAAATCTTGCGGATAACAATGGAGTGCTCAATGATAAAACACTTTCCTCTGTTGAGATGACCAATGTGATCGATACGCAGGTAAAAAATGTTGCCGGTCTCATGGAGCAGGTGGTACAGCTCATCGGGGCATCGGTGGATCATGCCAATATCAGCGCGGAAGAGCTGGTTGAGGTGGTGGAGATCACCAATAAGATGGCGACACTTTCCAAAGAAGTAGAGCAGGTGCTTGAGGACTTTAAGGCTGAGTTTAAGAATGTAAAAGAAGAGACCAGTACGATTGAAGGTATCACTTCAAAGACAAATTTACTTGCTTTAAATGCATCCATCGAGGCAGCGAGAGCCGGAGAAGCCGGCAAGGGATTTGCGGTAGTTGCCAATGAGATTCGCGAGCTGAGCAGTGGAACACAGGCTTCCTCCAACAGTATTATGGAAGCATTGTCAAGACTCGAAGCAATTTCCGAGAAGATGATGAAGTCCATCTCAGAGACCGTGGAACTGATCCAGGTCAATATTGAAAAAGTATCGAATGTCAACCAGAGTGTGACAAATATTACAAACGATGCGACAAGCCTTGGCGAAAACATCAAGGTCGTAGACAGCGCAGTCAAAGAAGTGGAGACATCCAACCAGACACTGACGGACAATATGCAGCAGGTCGGCGAAGTCATGGAAGTCATGACACAGAGCATCAATGGTGCGGAACTGACAACCAGGACGATGCTGAGCAAATACGAGGCAAGTGCCAAGAGTGCACTGGATATTGAGAGTGTTGTCGGCAAACTTATGGAGGAGCTGGGCGTCGGCGGATTCATGGGGGTACAGGATGTAAAACCTGGCATGAAGATCACGATTGCATTAAATGATGACAGCAGTAAAAAAGAGTATGCAGGCGAAGTTGCGGACTGCAGTGGCAAAGATCTCTTTGTAACCGCAGAAAGTGGAGTGAAAGACTTTGTTGACAAGAAGAATAAACATGAGTTATGTAAACTGCATATTGTAGTTGACAATGTCTTGTATTACTGGGATGACATTGAGATCCATCCGGTCAGACAGGGTGAAAAAGGTCAGTATAAACTGCATATTGAATCCAATCCGAAGGTATATAACCGAAGAAAATATCCTCGTATGCCGATCTCTAATGCATGTACCATCCGCTTAGAGGGAACAGATAAAACATATTCCGGAAAAATGGTAAATATCAGTGCAAACGGTTTTGCATTTTCTGTGCGTGACAATGTTTTTGCAAGCCAGACAGGCAGAAATGTCCAGCTGGATGTGAAAGATTTTGCAGTAATTGGAAATAAGCCGCTGACCGGCTGCGTGATCCGAAGCTCCAACAATGAAGGTGAATTCATCGTTGGGTGCAGAATGCCGGAGGATAGCGAGCCGATCAAAGAATATGTAAGCAGGAATTACAATGGGAATTAG
- a CDS encoding MmcQ/YjbR family DNA-binding protein, with the protein MRPLSLLIVFKVTRSAFEIGCCRNHKQMKCTADTAQFYRMVYPDKIMEGYHCSKVQKPYWNTIYLDDFPEKELYNMIDFAYDTVLHGFSKKVQKQILEEAGK; encoded by the coding sequence ATGCGGCCGCTCTCGTTATTAATTGTTTTTAAGGTAACGAGATCGGCCTTTGAGATTGGCTGCTGCAGGAATCATAAGCAAATGAAATGTACAGCGGATACAGCACAGTTTTACCGGATGGTCTACCCGGATAAGATCATGGAAGGATATCATTGTTCGAAGGTTCAGAAACCTTACTGGAATACGATCTATCTGGATGATTTCCCGGAGAAGGAACTTTATAATATGATAGATTTTGCGTATGATACCGTACTGCACGGTTTCAGCAAAAAAGTACAGAAACAGATATTGGAAGAGGCAGGGAAATAG
- a CDS encoding GntR family transcriptional regulator, translated as MGKTIMYERIYADLLAKIQNGDYQPGDRLPSEKESAELYGVSRITAKKAMDMLAKEKKISREPGRGSFVCSPAAAVEMKKESRGTANQRIGVIFDGFGSDFGTRLLQGIESECDRRQSDLLFKCTYGSIEKEKQAIDAAIRAGVKGILLLCAQGDNYNSKVLELALNGYPLVLMDRRMQGISIPCVRTDNYEAANEVTKILIAMGHKKICFLTHASVTTTTIHERYEGFAHCMLKYEDANGTFAKLEKYNHIPEDIEKECREFDYAQIAEILEKNRECTAYIAAEYRIGVLFSKYLKEHGISKKIAVFDGIDEIYEQDDFIHVRQNEFAMGQQAVTLLEEITTGKKQNEDIIIPYQISGIL; from the coding sequence ATGGGAAAAACAATTATGTATGAGCGGATCTATGCGGATCTGCTTGCAAAAATACAGAATGGAGATTACCAGCCGGGAGACCGGCTGCCATCGGAGAAAGAGTCAGCAGAGCTTTATGGGGTAAGCCGTATTACAGCGAAAAAGGCGATGGATATGCTGGCAAAGGAAAAAAAGATCAGCAGAGAGCCGGGAAGAGGTTCTTTTGTGTGCAGTCCGGCTGCTGCTGTGGAGATGAAAAAGGAGAGCCGGGGGACTGCCAATCAGCGGATCGGTGTAATATTCGATGGGTTTGGAAGCGATTTTGGCACACGGCTTTTGCAGGGGATTGAGAGCGAATGTGACAGGAGACAGTCAGATCTTTTGTTTAAGTGTACTTATGGAAGTATCGAAAAGGAAAAACAGGCGATCGACGCAGCAATCCGTGCGGGAGTAAAAGGTATTCTGCTTCTTTGCGCACAGGGGGATAATTATAACAGTAAGGTGTTAGAACTGGCACTGAACGGGTATCCGCTGGTGCTTATGGACCGGAGGATGCAGGGCATTTCAATCCCGTGTGTCAGAACAGATAATTATGAAGCGGCGAACGAAGTTACCAAAATACTTATCGCAATGGGGCATAAAAAAATCTGTTTTCTGACGCATGCGTCCGTTACGACGACAACGATCCATGAGCGCTACGAAGGATTTGCTCATTGTATGCTCAAATATGAAGATGCCAATGGGACATTTGCAAAACTTGAAAAATATAACCACATTCCAGAGGATATTGAAAAAGAATGTCGGGAATTTGATTATGCGCAGATTGCAGAGATCCTGGAAAAAAACAGGGAATGTACGGCATATATTGCCGCTGAATACCGGATCGGGGTGCTTTTTTCGAAATATTTAAAAGAGCATGGGATTTCAAAAAAGATTGCTGTATTTGATGGCATTGATGAGATCTATGAGCAGGATGATTTTATCCATGTGCGGCAGAATGAATTTGCGATGGGACAGCAGGCAGTCACACTTTTGGAGGAAATTACAACCGGAAAGAAACAGAACGAGGATATTATAATTCCCTATCAGATATCGGGGATTCTATAA
- a CDS encoding ROK family protein: protein MKLGIDMGGMSIKMGLVNEENEIIGRITIPTDLTVPYQMLVERMADAVQQMLENAGMTLEQCEGIGIGSPGTIDAKRGVILYSNNFGWENVPIVEELKKHLDVGIEIANDADAAALGEVYAGAAEGAENAVLLTLGTGVGSGVILDKKIFRGGMPGGCELGHLSIHHDGVRCTCGRKGCLEAYASASALLRIAREKAAEHPESVMNEMCKNDLEQMNGKIPFDAAKAGDEAGMEVIKEYEGYLACGIANVINTFRPEKVILGGGVAAQKENLTAPLKDLVKDMCFGGSHGYIADIVTSALGNDAGIIGAANLVV, encoded by the coding sequence ATGAAACTGGGGATCGATATGGGCGGTATGTCCATCAAAATGGGGCTGGTAAATGAGGAAAATGAGATTATTGGGAGAATCACAATTCCAACCGATCTGACGGTGCCGTATCAGATGCTGGTGGAACGCATGGCAGATGCCGTACAACAGATGCTTGAAAATGCAGGCATGACATTGGAACAGTGTGAGGGGATCGGAATTGGAAGTCCGGGAACGATCGACGCAAAGCGGGGAGTAATCCTGTATTCTAATAATTTTGGCTGGGAAAATGTACCAATCGTAGAAGAACTGAAAAAACATCTGGATGTGGGAATTGAAATTGCCAATGATGCGGACGCTGCGGCACTGGGAGAAGTATATGCCGGTGCGGCAGAAGGTGCAGAAAATGCAGTTCTTCTGACACTTGGAACGGGTGTGGGCAGTGGAGTGATCCTGGATAAAAAGATTTTTCGCGGTGGGATGCCGGGAGGCTGTGAGTTAGGACATTTGTCTATACACCATGATGGCGTTCGCTGTACCTGTGGAAGAAAAGGCTGCCTGGAAGCATATGCCTCTGCGTCTGCACTTCTTCGGATCGCACGGGAAAAGGCAGCAGAGCACCCGGAATCTGTCATGAATGAGATGTGTAAAAATGACCTGGAACAGATGAATGGTAAGATTCCGTTTGACGCCGCAAAAGCCGGAGATGAAGCTGGCATGGAAGTTATAAAAGAATATGAGGGTTACCTCGCATGCGGAATTGCAAATGTGATCAATACGTTCCGGCCGGAAAAGGTGATCCTTGGCGGAGGAGTTGCTGCGCAGAAAGAAAATCTGACCGCACCGCTTAAGGATCTGGTGAAAGATATGTGTTTCGGTGGCAGTCATGGATATATTGCCGACATCGTGACCTCTGCACTTGGAAATGATGCTGGGATCATTGGAGCAGCAAATCTGGTAGTGTAA
- a CDS encoding MmcQ/YjbR family DNA-binding protein, which yields MTAEDIKAYCLSKHKACEAYPFGKVPVCYKLNDKIFAQLYPDEGNYKITLKCTADAAQFYRMVYPDKIMEGYHCSKVQKPYWNTIYLDDFPEKELYNMIDFAYDTVLHGFSKKVQKQILEEAGK from the coding sequence ATGACGGCAGAAGATATCAAAGCATATTGTCTCAGTAAGCATAAGGCATGTGAAGCATACCCGTTTGGGAAAGTGCCGGTCTGCTACAAACTGAATGATAAAATATTTGCGCAGTTATATCCGGATGAGGGAAACTATAAAATTACATTAAAATGCACAGCGGATGCCGCACAGTTTTACCGGATGGTCTACCCGGATAAGATCATGGAAGGATATCATTGTTCGAAGGTTCAGAAACCTTACTGGAACACGATCTATCTGGATGATTTCCCGGAGAAGGAACTTTATAATATGATAGATTTTGCGTATGATACCGTACTGCACGGTTTCAGCAAAAAAGTACAGAAACAGATATTGGAAGAGGCAGGGAAATAG